A genomic window from Phoenix dactylifera cultivar Barhee BC4 unplaced genomic scaffold, palm_55x_up_171113_PBpolish2nd_filt_p 001015F, whole genome shotgun sequence includes:
- the LOC103711391 gene encoding FT-interacting protein 1 gives MKLVVEVVDARDLMPKDGEGSASAFVEVDFGNQLIRTRTIPKDLNPVWNQKLSFYLDDPEILSKQSIEVCIYNDRKTFPGRNFLGKVRIHGSNIVRKGEEILQRFPLEKKWFLSSVKGDIALKLYISPEPKTPPPLPSPPPSTDTTETSTATSTAESPPVVESNSTTTKTPASSPAEEEAEVIKEPVEVKVETIRHINKHQVSPQAGKSIEQQSPAAVPVPIMTYHQVQHGQAQPSRGEEYKLKDTSPQLGERWPAGAHGRGGAWMTSLYGDKFTSTYDLVEQMYYLYVRVVKAKDLPPNALTGSCDPYAEVKLGNYRGTTKHYEKRTHPEWNQVFAFSKERIQSTVLEVFVKDREMVARDDYVGKVVFDLNEVPTRVPPDSPLAPQWYRLEDRRGEVKVRGEIMLAVWMGTQADEAFPEAWHADAASVQGEGVFNIRSKVYVSPKLWYLRVNVIEAQDVQPTEKGRYPDAFVKAQVGNQVLKTRVCSTRTLNPMWNEDLVFVAAEPFEEHLVLTVEDRVQPTKDELLGRIALPMSLFEKRLDHRPVHSRWFNLERFGFGALEGQQRKELRFSTRVHLRVCLEGAYHVMDESTMYISDTRPTARQLWKQPIGILEVGILSAQGLAPMKAKDGRGTTDAYCVAKYGQKWVRTRTIIDSFNPKWNEQYTWEVFDPCTVITLGVFDNCHLGGNDKPAGAGPPKDMRIGKVRIRLSTLEMDRIYTHAYPLIVLQPSGVKKMGELQLALRFTCLSLANVIYLYGHPLLPKMHYIHPFTVSQVDNLRYQAMSIVAARLGRAEPPLRKEVVEYMLDADSHMWSMRRSKANFFRIMSLLSGSIAMCRWFDDVCHWKNPITTILVHVLFVILICYPELILPTMFLYMFMIGLWNYRFRPRHPPHMDTKLSWAEATHPDELDEEFDTFPTTKPHDLVRMRYDRLRSVAGRIQTVVGDMATQGERFQSLLSWRDPRATCLFVMFCLIAAVALYVTPFRVIALVAGLYTLRHPRFRSKLPSVPSNFFKRLPSRIDSML, from the coding sequence ATGAAGCTGGTGGTAGAGGTGGTGGATGCCCGTGATCTTATGCCCAAGGACGGCGAGGGGTCGGCAAGCGCATTCGTTGAGGTGGACTTTGGCAACCAGCTCATCCGAACCAGAACCATCCCCAAGGATCTCAACCCCGTGTGGAACCAGAAGCTCTCCTTCTACCTCGACGATCCTGAAATCCTCTCGAAACAGAGCATCGAGGTCTGCATCTACAACGACCGGAAGACCTTCCCCGGTCGCAACTTCCTCGGGAAGGTAAGAATTCACGGCTCGAATATTGTTAGAAAAGGCGAGGAAATCCTCCAGAGATTCCCACTAGAGAAGAAGTGGTTCCTCTCCTCAGTCAAAGGCGACATCGCCTTGAAGCTCTACATCTCTCCAGAGCCTAAAACTCCACCACCACTTCCATCTCCCCCTCCTTCCACCGATACAACTGAAACATCGACCGCCACTTCTACTGCCGAGAGCCCCCCTGTAGTTGAAAGCAATTCTACTACTACTAAAACCCCTGCCTCTTCTCCCGCTGAAGAGGAAGCGGAGGTGATCAAAGAGCCAGTTGAAGTAAAAGTAGAGACCATCCGCCACATCAACAAGCATCAGGTCTCGCCACAGGCGGGGAAATCAATCGAGCAGCAGAGCCCAGCAGCCGTGCCTGTGCCGATCATGACGTACCACCAGGTTCAACATGGCCAGGCCCAGCCGAGCCGGGGAGAGGAGTACAAGCTCAAGGACACCAGCCCCCAGCTCGGCGAGCGATGGCCTGCAGGGGCCCATGGGAGGGGTGGCGCGTGGATGACGAGCCTCTACGGCGACAAGTTCACGAGCACCTACGACCTCGTCGAGCAGATGTACTACCTCTACGTGCGCGTCGTCAAGGCCAAGGACCTCCCCCCCAACGCCTTGACCGGAAGCTGCGACCCGTACGCGGAGGTGAAGCTCGGCAACTACCGGGGCACCACCAAACACTACGAGAAGAGGACCCATCCTGAATGGAACCAGGTGTTCGCTTTCTCCAAGGAGCGAATCCAGTCGACGGTCCTCGAAGTGTTTGTCAAGGATAGGGAGATGGTGGCGAGGGACGACTATGTCGGGAAGGTGGTGTTTGATCTGAACGAAGTGCCGACGAGAGTCCCGCCGGACAGTCCCTTAGCCCCGCAGTGGTACCGGCTGGAGGACCGCCGGGGGGAAGTCAAGGTGAGGGGGGAGATCATGCTCGCTGTGTGGATGGGGACGCAGGCCGACGAGGCCTTCCCGGAGGCGTGGCACGCCGACGCTGCCTCGGTGCAAGGCGAGGGAGTGTTCAACATCCGGTCGAAGGTCTACGTCTCCCCAAAGCTCTGGTACCTCAGAGTGAATGTCATCGAAGCTCAGGACGTGCAGCCGACCGAGAAAGGCCGGTACCCGGATGCGTTCGTCAAGGCCCAGGTCGGCAACCAGGTGCTCAAGACTCGAGTCTGCAGCACGCGAACCTTGAATCCCATGTGGAATGAGGACCTGGTGTTCGTCGCGGCCGAGCCCTTCGAGGAGCACCTGGTGCTCACCGTCGAGGACCGGGTGCAGCCGACGAAAGACGAGTTGCTCGGGAGGATTGCGCTGCCGATGTCACTGTTCGAGAAGCGGCTGGACCACCGGCCGGTGCACTCGCGGTGGTTCAATCTGGAGAGGTTCGGCTTCGGCGCGCTCGAAGGCCAGCAGCGGAAGGAGCTCAGGTTCTCGACCAGGGTCCACCTGCGCGTCTGCCTCGAGGGAGCCTACCACGTCATGGACGAGTCCACCATGTACATCAGCGACACCCGCCCCACCGCCCGCCAGCTCTGGAAGCAGCCCATCGGAATCCTGGAGGTCGGCATTCTCAGCGCCCAAGGTCTAGCTCCGATGAAGGCCAAGGATGGCAGGGGCACCACCGACGCCTACTGCGTTGCGAAATATGGCCAGAAATGGGTTCGGACTCGAACGATCATCGACTCCTTCAATCCCAAATGGAACGAGCAGTACACGTGGGAGGTCTTCGACCCCTGCACCGTGATCACGCTTGGAGTGTTCGACAACTGCCATCTCGGCGGCAATGACAAGCCTGCCGGAGCTGGGCCGCCCAAAGACATGAGAATCGGCAAGGTGAGGATTCGGCTCTCGACGCTCGAAATGGATCGGATATACACGCATGCGTACCCGCTCATCGTTCTCCAGCCGTCGGGGGTGAAGAAGATGGGGGAGCTGCAGCTGGCGCTGCGCTTCACCTGCCTCTCTCTCGCCAACGTAATCTACCTCTACGGCCACCCTCTTCTGCCCAAGATGCATTACATCCATCCATTCACTGTGAGCCAGGTCGACAACCTGCGGTACCAAGCGATGAGCATCGTGGCGGCGAGGCTCGGCCGGGCAGAGCCGCCGCTGAGGAAGGAGGTGGTCGAGTACATGCTGGACGCGGACTCCCACATGTGGAGCATGAGGAGGAGCAAGGCCAACTTCTTCCGGATCATGTCGCTGCTCTCGGGTTCCATTGCTATGTGCCGCTGGTTCGACGATGTTTGCCACTGGAAGAATCCGATCACGACCATACTCGTCCATGTCCTGTTCGTGATACTCATCTGTTATCCCGAGCTCATCCTCCCGACGATGTTCCTGTACATGTTTATGATCGGGCTGTGGAATTACAGGTTCAGGCCGAGGCACCCGCCGCACATGGACACGAAGCTTTCCTGGGCGGAGGCCACGCACCCGGACGAGCTCGACGAGGAGTTCGACACATTTCCCACGACGAAGCCCCATGATTTGGTCCGGATGAGGTATGACAGGCTTCGGAGCGTGGCAGGGAGGATACAGACGGTGGTGGGGGACATGGCGACGCAGGGCGAGAGGTTTCAGTCCCTCTTGAGTTGGAGGGACCCAAGGGCAACCTGCCTCTTTGTGATGTTCTGCCTAATTGCAGCTGTGGCGCTGTACGTGACCCCATTCAGGGTCATAGCACTGGTGGCAGGACTGTACACGCTGCGCCACCCCCGGTTCAGGAGCAAGCTGCCCTCGGTGCCGAGCAATTTCTTCAAGAGACTGCCATCCCGGATTGATAGCATGCTTTGA
- the LOC103711393 gene encoding 60S ribosomal protein L6-like, whose amino-acid sequence MQGPFKINGVPLRRVNQAYVIGTSTKIDISGVDVEKFDDKYFTKENKKKTNKSESEFFDTEKEVTKALPQEKKDDQKFVDAQLIKAIEAVPDLTAYLGARFSLRAGMKPHELVF is encoded by the exons ATGCAAG GGCCCTTCAAGATAAATGGAGTTCCTCTGCGTCGTGTGAATCAGGCTTATGTGATTGGAACATCCACCAAGATTGATATTTCTGGGGTTGATGTTGAGAAATTTGATGACAAATATTTCACAAAGGAAAATAAGAAGAAGACAAACAAGAGTGAAAGTGAATTTTTTGATACAGAAAAAGAG GTAACCAAGGCACTCCCTCAGGAGAAGAAAGATGATCAGAAGTTCGTGGATGCCCAATTGATCAAAGCCATTGAAGCTGTTCCAGACTTGACGGCATATTTAGGCGCTAGATTTTCTCTTAGGGCAGGCATGAAACCACATGAGCTTGTTTTCTAA